The nucleotide sequence TTCAACTTTGTGGAAAAATAATCCCTTAAGAGTTAAAATCTATATAAATTTGATCTTAACCTAAAGGAGTAATGATTATGCAAATATCTGATATTGCTTTAGTACAATATCTAAAATCCAAAAGCCCTTTATATTATGGTAAAATCCTTGAACTAAAAGAATCTGTAGCGAACTGGTTATCATACATACCTCAGACTTTTCCTCATTATACTAGACATACGGTAGAGCACAGTGAAGAAATTATTTTACAGATGTCTAAATTGCTTTTCAAGGATAATGAATTTGAGCAGCCAGTATTACGACTTTCAAGTGTTGAGGTATTTATTCTTATTGTATCAGCATATTTACATGATTCAGGAATGGTCGTTTCTGATAAAGAAAAACTAAAAATTATTCAATCCGAGCAGTGGCGAATATTTGTGAATGGTAGTGGAAAAAAGAGATGGGATGAAATTGAAGTAACTAGAACGAGCGATACCCTTGAGCAGAGCGTTAAAGATTTTATAGCAGATTTACAAACAAGATTTTTAATTGCCGAGTATATTCGCAAAAACCACCATATTAGAGCTGTTGACATACTAGTTCAGAATCATAATCTATTAGGAAAGTTCTCGTTTGATGATCCGGCTCTATTTAAAACAATTGCTGATGTTTGTGTAGCCCACGGATTAAAGCACTTTGAATTAGATAATAACGACATTTATCCTGATAGAAGGGACATTAGAGGAGAAGAAGTTAATGTAAGATTTTTGGCGATATTGCTTAGAATCGGTGATTTGTTGGATATGACATATGATAGAGCATGTCCACTTTTATTGAATGCTGCATGTCCTCTACCGGCGGACAGTTTAGCACACTGGACACAATATCAAAGAATCTATCATAGATTAACAGCGTATGACAGAATAGAATTAGTTGCAAAATGTAATACTCAAGATGAACATAGGTTTCTTCAAGACTGGTGTCAGTGGCTTGTGGAGGAAATTAATAATGCTTCAATATTAATGTCTAAAGTCAGCAGACATTCAAGATGGATTGCACCTGTGGTGACCATTGGGAAAAATAACTCAACTATAAAAATTGAACCTAACGATACTGCAAAGTATATTCCTTCAGAATGGAAATTCGAACTTGATCATGACGCAGTATTTCAAAGATTAATACTGGATGTTAATAAGGATGAAAAAGAATTCCTTAGAGAGATACTTCAAAATGCATTTGATGCAACAAGATGCAAGATATATGAAGACTTAAAGCAAGAGGGAAAATCGCTACCTAGTTATTCTAATGAAATAGATGAAGTGATAAGAAACAAGTATCCAATTAATATTAGGTTAGAATCATTAAAAGTTATGCATCCCCTCTCTGGTGAAGAATATTCAAAACAGCTTTTAATTGTTGAAGATAACGGAATAGGAATGAGTTCAGAAATTATAAAGAGATATTTTTTGCAGGTCGGCAGATCGTATTATTCTTCTGAGGATTTTCAAAGAAACTATAGTTTCAAACCAATTAGTCAATTTGGAGTCGGCTTTTTGTCTGTGTTTGCTGTAAGTGAAAATGTTACAGTTGATACATATAAAGCTAACTCCAAACAAGGTGAAGGATCGGTAAGATTAACGCTTAGTGGTCCGAAAAGTTACCTTCTAACAGAAAGAAGTGATAGAAGAATAAGTGGTACGAAGATCGATATATTATTAGATATAGAATTTGGTGAAGATGAATTAGTAAGTTTAGTTTCCGGGTGGTGCAAGAAGGTAGAGTTTCCTATTTATATAAACCAGTATGGGAAAGAAACGCTAATTCAGGCTGAAAACCATAGGGAGTTAATTAATAATTCCGCAACTCTTTTGGAAGATGTTGAATTTAGAACTTCAGCTTATCCTATTAAAAGAGAAGGAGTTTTCGGTGAGATTTATGTGTTCAGTGTAATTAAGAATAACATTGATAGATGGGATCATTGGGAATGGTCAAATTATACCTACATCAAGAGTCACCCTCTCGCAGAATTGCCTGAAATACCCAACAATTTAACTTGTCTTCATGGAATTGCGTTTTCTGAAAGCCCCTACCCTTCGGGGCCATTTCGATTTCGCATCGATTATCGAGGAAATAGCCATAAACAAAATCTTTCAAGACAACATATTGATCAAATGGGGAATGATTTAGATGATCCAGTCATATTAGAAAGATTCATTGAAATAGTAGAGAACCATTTGAAGAATAGCCCCGTGAATAATTCACCTGATGGCTGGCACTATATTCATTCAATATTAGACCATGCGCCTCAACTAGTTCTACATTTCAAAGATTATCCATTAATTAGAATGTATATTGATGGAGATACAAAGGTTATTTCACTTAATGAGTTTGAGAGTCTGGAAGAGTTCGCAACCATCACTGATATTTCTCTGAGGTATGATAAATCTCGCACAGATGTTGTTACTATTAATGACCTTGCTCAAGACACTGATCTACCAACATTGTTGGAAGATGATTTAAATATGCTTTCAAGATCAATAAAAGTTTTTAACGACAGATATCCATATAAAGTAGAAAAAATAATAAATAAGCGGAATGTTACAACGTACTGGAAGAAGGGTAGAAGAAAAATAATTGGAGAAACAGGTTCTCGAAGGTATCGAGATAAATTTATTGTTACTTCATACTTAGATGATAAGATTATTGGATTCAGATTATTTGATAATCGGCAAGACGAAATATTGATTCTAAATGAAAATAATAAATTGGTGAATTGGATCTTAAAAATACAAATTTTTATTGATAGGGAAGATAATGCAATAGTCTCAAGTGCGTATAATAAGTTACTCGAACTGCTGAAAACCCCAGTCAAGATAGCAGGATATCAATGTGAGGAGTTGATGAATCAAATCAAAAAATGGGGGGAAATACCCAATTTGCCGGATGAGTTAATTCCGCCTCAAGTGGAAATTTCTAGGGCAATGTTCCTCGAATATGTTTAATGATAATATTATGTCTAAATATTTTTTGGCGAAATCACCTGTAGATACGGAAGGCTTCGCCTTTTGGGTGGTACGTTGAACCTTATCACAAGTAACTGCAGGTTTTTTGGTTTGTATTTTAGTTAAATATTCTCTCGATTCAGTCTAATCCGAAAACTTCACTGCATTCAGGCTTCACGCATACTACTAGTGAACCCATTCTGAATTCGATTGTTAGCACTGTTATGAAGCTACGCTGGACAAAACCATTCAGGAAACTATTAAAGAAGAATGAAGGTAAATCGAAAATTTTTGACGAACTGGAAAAATGGGGTTAACCCCTGTGTTGATTTGAATTAATAACTCGGTAAGTCCTACTTGCCTCTACAGACAGCGTAGAGAACCGTATTATAAGCAACTATCGCAATTGGAGTGATTGGATTAGTTATGGGGAGAATTCGGTGGCTGTTGGAGATAAAGAGGGACGGAAGGACGGATTGCAGGGTGTTGATCTTGAATACAGAGCATGGTGGAATAATCGCCATCGCTTTGTATTTTTCTTTATCAAGAGTCAACACAGGGTCAACAAGTGGTCTCTGAAAATATTTACAGAATGGGTTGGACCGAAAGCTCGCTTGTATACTCGTAAATGTGTTATACAGACAGACAAAGAGCTGGTAATAGAAACTATTTTATGGAAAAAACCCGGGTGCAGCATATGAATCAACAACATAACGAAACAACAATACCATTCAACACCGAATCAACGAGTGTATTGTTTCTTTAACAAGATGAATGTTCCTTTGAGCAAGAATGCTATGTGTGATTTATGGGACAGTAATTACAGATCAAATTTAGAAAATAAAAAGGAATAATGTGGAATTATGTCGAAAATAACTATTGTAGATTGGAATTCGATCGATAAAGAGCAATATTATCAGAAATGGATCTCTGACTAATAAAATTTGGTAATTCGGCACTTACTCATCAATAAAGTGACCGGCAAGAATCATAATTGAGAGAGATATATAAAGGTCGTTGCTACTATGAGAGTTACTCTGACTATAAGATTGATGAACTGTAATTAATGGATCGCTATCAACAGGGTGATTGACAGGTGCATCCAGAGCAAAGGACGCGATTACAAGAAAAGAAGGAGCAGATATTATGGGGAAATTGAAAACGAAGAAGTACTTCATTAAAGATGCTTCCGTAAACGGAATTGATGACGACTTATTTAATTATTCGGATATATCGAAAGTAATTGAACGCATATTGGATTCAAACAAGCCTCCGTACAATATTGCCGTCATTGGGAAGTGGGGCTTAGGTAAGTCCTCACTGATTAACCTCGTTAGAAATCGGCTGCGAGGCGGTGATTCTTATTTTTTTCAAGAAATCAACGCTTGGAAGTATGAAAAGGAATCAATGCGGCGAGTATTCTTAAAGCAGTTATGGCAAGGTATAAGCGGTGAGAAATTAAAAAGTTTCCACGAAATACAAAGGACATTCTCTGATTTAATTAATAATACCATTTCACCTACAAACACAGCTGTAAAAACGAAATGGTGGGTGACAGCTAGAAAAGCTTTTCGTAAGTATAGTCTACCTATATTTGTCATTTCGTTGTTTACAGCTGGAGGATTTGTTGGATACAAACTAATTCAGGCTCATACCAATGATGTTGCCGTTAATTCACTTTTTTGGTGGAAAGTAATTTTAAGCTATTGTAAAAATATTTCTACAACTTTGTTGCTGCCTGTTTTGATTACATTATTGACTGCATTACACAGTGAGTATCGGAAAAAAGAACCCAAAAAGTTCGAGTTTAACTTTCCCCTAGAGACAGCGGATGATTACGAGTTGTTTCTTGAAAACTCTATTGCTGACAAGCTCAAAAACAATCATGACTTGAAAATCGTAACTATTATAGATGACCTTGACAGATTAGGGCTTGATAAAATTGTCGAAGCACTAGATTCAATTAAAGCATTTGTTAATTTACCGAATTGTGTGTTTATCGTACCGTTTGACGATGAAATAATCAAAAGTGCATTGGAGAAACGGCGCGAAACTCAATTCGGGGAAGATTGTGATGTCATTGAAAGTGAATTAATTCTGGACAAGCTATTTCAGTTTAAAATCTACCTACCTCCGCTCTTAAAATATGATATTAAGCAATTCACGATGAGCCTAATTAAGCGAGAAATTCCTGACTTCATTATTGATTTTTGCCCGGAAGAAACCTTTGATCGGCTTGTGAGCAGAATAATTATCCATTCGGATGTTACAACTCCACGCCAAGTTAAAAAACTTGTTAATGGGTTTGTAAATAACTACTTAATTGCACGCGAGCGCGAAGAATCAGGACGAGTGGAAAGAGGACTTCTGACTGGAGAACGTGGTATTGAGCAAATTGCCAAACTAACCGTTCTGCAAGCAGATTTCAATCATTTTTACGACTTGTTATTCAAAGATTTTTCATATATCACGCGTTTTGTGGAAGTAGTTCAAAATGAGTACGCACTGACTGAAGTTCCAGCAGACTTACGTAGTTATTATAAGTATAACGAGGATAACACCGTTATCGGTGTATTTCCCACATACGAGCCGCTACTCAATTTCCTTATAAGCAGAGCAAAATATAGTGTTGATAACATCGCACCGTTTCTTTATTTGGCGCAAGATGCGATTAGTATCAAAACAGGTGATGAACAACAACGTAGAACAATTGCCGCGCTAGAGAGTGGTAATGTATCTACGTTAAAAACTATGCTCGGAGAGAAGCCAGAAATAGCTGAGGCAGTAATCTCGTATATTTTAGAATGTGCAGCTACAGAATTACCGTTACAAGCAGGCTATCCGATAGTGTCTGTCGTAGATGATGAATATACTATCCCCCTTGCAAATGCACTTATTGAACGATCTATTGAGTTGGATACAGATGTTACAGAATTGTCACGTTCCTTGTCGCCGGATAATGTCCTATATGCTGCACAACGAGCGGAACGCGAGGAATACGGTATGAGACTGGTAGAGAGATATCTCTCGGCCATTGCTGATGAGAAAAATGTAAAGGAGCACATGATTACTAACGCATTAAAAATATTCATTCCTGAGTACGGGCGTTTATCATCCGATGCACAAGAATCAATCAAACGTGCGATTAACATTTGTTGTCGCAAGGAGGGAATATCAGTCCATTCCATACTTCCTCTGCTCGACTACTCTGATAGTTCTTTATTTGCAATGCTTTGGGGTGCTAATTGGTTTAACAAGCTATGTACTCATATCTCAGACGAAAACGATTATAAAGCTGATGTGATCGAATCACTCAAAATGAGTTTTAAGACGTTAACAGGTGATGTAGACTTTTCGACAATTATTAATTGCGTCATCCCATTATTCAAATTACCAGCGCTATTAGAAATTCTGAATGATATGTTCACCGCAGAACTATGCTCAAAATTGGACGGAACACTAGCAACTAACATCGTTAACGAGATAATCGTCCACAAATACGATAAAAACTCTGAAAACATTCATAAACTGCTTAGTAAGCTAAGATATGTTGTTAATGATGATAATGCCGAGGCTATGACTAAATTTACTGCGAATTATGAGACTTCGGCATTAATGGATGATGTACTTGTTTTCTTAGGGAAGAATGGATATTTCCCTAGGATTGAGGAAACTCTTAGTGAGCTTGTGTTAGACGTATTTGAAAACGCAGATAACGATGAACTTCTTGGGAAAATAAGCTGTTATCTCACAGAGGATGTTCGAGCCGAGTTGTTTGATCAGCTTGACACGAGATCGCGGTATGAGGCTAACAATGACTATGAACGGGAATTGGGTGTAATATCTGCACTTGTATCTGACAATAGTTACAAAGCTAATTTTGAAAACCTTGCAGCAAACACACTCTTGTCGAGCACTAACATTAGCCAAAATTATTATTATCAATATGATCAATATGTGTATTTTGAATTTGTATCACAAGCTATTGGTTTAATTAAATATGTTCTCCAGCAAGAGACCATTGATGTTTACGTTGATAAACTAGTAAATCTATTCCACGCCCACCGAGCGAAATGCTTAAATGCATTTGAGAGATTGACGGAGGTTTTATCAAAAGAACGATTTACTCGTATTTTCCCTCTTCTTACGACCGATATATCCGATAGCGAGTTTGGACAAGCATTTAAAATACTGATGGACAACAACATGCGTCCAACGGAAGCTAAGGAAAGAACTGCATATCACAAGTTCTTAGTATCTCATTTAGAGAATTCGACAGATCCGAATATGGTATTGCAGACTCTTAAAAATTCGTTCGGCTATTTTTCCGAAATGAAAGAACTGATCGGGTTTTCCCTAAATAATAGTGCGACTGACAGAAATTTATTGGTTGATGTGGTTGCAAAATGCTTCAATAATTTCCCACAAATTGATAAGGTTGCGAATGAATCATTGCCACTGTTCGATGACGAGGAAGAGTTTGCTGTGTTGAAGGAGGTTTTTGCTAAGCTTACTAAATATTCGCTTAATGATGTATTTACGGCTCTAAGCGAAAAACTTGATACAGCAACAAGTATAGATACTCTCGTTAATATTGTTGACTACGCAAAGAAATACTATTCAACCCAATCAACAGCGTTGTATCTCAAAACATTAAACCTAGGTTTGGAACACGATAATGTGCCAGATAAAGTTGTTAAGATTATTTCGACATTATCAGTACTGGATCGAAATATGCGCAATACCGTCAAAGATGAGTTTATAACTTCACTACATTCAGGTTTCACGCAAACCACTAGTGACTCAATTCTGAATTCGATTGTTAGCACTGTTATGAAGCTACGCTGGACGAAACCATTCAAGAAATTATTAAAGGAGAATGAAGAGAAATTGAAACTTTTTGACGAGCTGGCAAAATAAGATTCATTCTTGTCTTGATTTGGATTAGTAATTCGGTAAGTCCTACTTGCTGCTACAGACAGCGTAGAGAACCGTATTTAAGTAACTATCGCAGTTGGAGTGACTGGATTAGCTATGGGGAGAATCTGGTGGCGACGGGAAATGAACCCTGTCAATTAGAAGGCGGTCGCCATTTTCGTATGCTTAATCAATTTGGTCTGGCTCGGGTAATTCCATATACACAGCTTCAATGTCTTCATGTCCATATGCAAGGCACTTCGCAACGCGATGATTTCCATCAACGAGGTGCTGGCCGTTCGCGCTGATTATGATTGGATAGCTTAGATCAGCATCAAGCATTTGTTTGAAATGCTGGGCGACATTACGCACGGAAGGAATGCGTGCACGTGGATCACTTGCATCTTTAAACCAACAATCACCATCCAGGCCTGGAATCGAATTGATCTTTACTCTCACGCTTGGAAGTTCCATAGCCAACGGATACAATCTTTCTACGTTCCAAGTGTGCCTTTTGCCGTTAACATGGTGAGAATGCCATCCCATATAGTTCACCTCTCTGTAGTAGGTATGTCATTGCAATCTACCACTATTCTAGTATGGGGAATTTTGGAATGCAAGGTTTACCGATCGACTTCCGTTGCTGTATATCCGTAAAAAGGCGCGTCCATACCGGGATCGAGCGATTATGGGTGTTCATTACAGTGGTGGTTGTAGAAGGGGGCGCAATTGTGATTGAAATAACAAATCATGCTTGGCAGCATATGAAAGGTTTATATTTGGAAGAGGCCGAGCAAAAACTAGATTCCAATCATATCAAGGAATATCTTCGACGGCCTTCAGAAAAGGATGCTTATGCGTTTCAAGAGACGCAGATGAACAAACATGCGCTCATGATATGCAATATTCTTGGAATCCAGAGTGAAGGTTTTAACTACACGTGTAACATAGATGCGATACTACGAAGTATTAAACATGGGAAGAAATAAAGAAGGGGGAATTTTGATTGGATTGGTATTCAATGTTTGTTGGGATTACAATGCCATTAATAGCTTTATGGCTTGGTGCAAAGTTGACGAGAAAATTTAATCGGGATGAATCTATAAGGAATGAACTTAATCAGCGTATCAAAATACTTCAAGTTATGAAGCAAGAATTACTTATGAATAAATCGTATAGAGAACAACAGAAAGGATCATACCGATCGCGGCGCTTTCTTTCAGGACTAATGCTTCTTAATAGTTCTGAAATTGATGCTGAAAACGATGCTGATTTAATTGCAAAAACGTTTGAGCTCATGCGTCAGTTTGACAACTTACAGATTGCAATTCAATCCGGCGAGTCACACCTGTCTAGTGTTGTTACAAAGGTAATTAATCCAGGCATATTTGAGAGTCTTAGATATGGTATAGAGAGTCTATTGACTAAAAAAACAACCCCTGAAATTGCTGTAGACGCAGCTCATGATAATGTAGTAAAAATCTTGCAAGAGTCAGCATTAGAGATCGATAAGGCATGTAACGAGCTGCTTGAATGTGTAGAAAAAAAACTTGAAACGGACTTGAAAAGAAAAAATAAGAAGAAAATGTTATTCCTTTTCCGGTTCTTTGTATAGGCTCCTTCTGTTTATAGCATCTCTATTACTTATGTTTGTGAAAAACGATATTTTAAGCAATCTTGTGAAAACACAAAAACGGTCTTGTCGTAAATAATGCGAACAGAGACTGTTCTTGTGTATTGTTCTACGCAAATAGCCAAGGAGCTAGTTCTCGTTTTATAGTAAGTTAACGGTGTATTTTAGCTCAAAAGTCAACATTTTTTGCAAGTATGAATTAATTCAACATGGAGTCAACAGACCGGTACTTTACATAGTGTCACATAATGCACCTTATTTTTAAGTGAGGACAAGCTCTAATTAGAAAACTTTTACAAAGTTATGATTGTTGAAATCAATTCTCTAGCTTACCTGGTCCAAGTCAACTTTAAATCAACACATATTATAAGAGTAACTAAAGGATTTCGATTTAATGAATTACATAATTAATCTATTATTTGTAAATATTTCAATCTAAAAATCGAGGTGATATAATTGTAACAATTGGTGAGTAGCGTAGATCGAACAAGTGAAAAATTATTTTGAGGAGTTATGCTGAAGAATGAAAATAAAGCAAATTGTAATTGAAAACAATCCTATAGTAGACAACCTAACATTAGATTTTTGTGATGAAGGTGGGAAAGTATTTGATACAATAGTCATTGCTGGTGAAAACGGAACAGGGAAATCAACAATTTTAAACATGATTTATGAACTTTCTAATTTTTCCCCCCCTGCTGTACCATCAAAAGAAAAGAGAATATTTACAATTGAGATAGAATCAAAAGATACTGAATTACTAAAAACTCAACTACCACACTTTTTTTCTGATGGAATTAACAATAATGAAGTAACACTAAGCTTTGACTTTTCACTACATGGAAATTGGGATTATATGAGAGTTTATTTTGTGGACAATCAAGGCGTATCGCATGAATTTGCGGGAAATTATATTGCAGGTCAGGAATATCGCAATATATTTAAATCGATCTTCTCTGATGTAGAGATTAATTTTAACCCACCAGTAATTCAATCGGTTACATCTAAGGATTTGGATCAAAAATTACAAACAAGTACTCGCTCCTCTGGAGATTTAGCAAGTGAAATAGCTCAACTTTTAGTAGATGTTGAAGCGTTAGATGATAGTGATCTATCAGCATGGGTTCGAAATAACAAAGGGCATGCTGCCCCAGAAGATATGATTGATATCAGGATGAAAAGGTTTAAAGATGCTTTTCACTTTATGTTTCCATACAAGCGTTATAAAGGAACGAAAAACATAGAAAACAGGAAAAAAATCCTATTCGAAGAACGAGGAAAGGAAATTTCAATTGAACAGTTGAGTTCTGGAGAGAAACAGATTGTCTTTAGAGGTGGATTTCTGCTTAGAGATATTAAGAGTAGTACAGGGGCACTAATCTTAATTGATGAACCTGAAATAAGTTTACACCCTACTTGGCAAATCAATATATTGAACTTTTTCAAAAGATTATTTACTGATGAGGCAGGTAAACAAACATCTCAATTAATAGTAGTGACGCATTCACCGTTCATAATACATAACGAGACTAGAATAAATAAGAAAGTTATTGTTTTAAGAAGATCAGACGAAGGAGTAGTAAACACTCCGGATAAACAAGAATACTTTGGTTGGACTTCAGAGAAAAGCGTTAGAAAAGCATTTAATATAGACTTTGGTAACTCGTTGGAAAAGCCAGTTGTTTTTGTTGAGGGAGAAACTGACGAGAAATACCTACAGAAAGCGCTAGAAGTATTTGGGATTTCAGATTTGAATCTTGAAATAATGTGGATTGGAAGGACAACAGAAAATGGAAAAACTGAATTTTCAGGTGATACTGCATTAAATCAAACAAAGTCGTTTTTTCTTGCGAATCCAAAGATACCACGACAAAAAACTATCTTATTATATGATTCGGATACAAATCAAAAGAATGAAGATTATGATAATTTATTTGTTAGGGCGATGCCGGTCAACCCTGAAAATGATTATTTTAGAAAAGGCATAGAAAATCTATTGTTCTTACCTGAAGATTTCCCGAGAGATTCATTTTATCGAGAAAAAAAGAGAATTGACGATTACTCTGCTATTAGTATTATTCGAGAATTAGAAAAGACAAAACTTTGTGATTGGATTTGCTCGCTTGAAGTAGATGAGGTTAGAAAGTATTTCGCACCACTAACTTTAGTTTTAAAAGTAATTGAAGATGTACTAAAAGTAGAACATATGTAAAGCCATTCCATCATAATTTTAGCGATCAGAGTGCTGAAATCTTTAGCTGGAGCGATTGGATTTCTTATAGTGAGAATTCGGTTGCAACTGGGGATGAAGAATAGCGGAAATATGGATAACAGTATTTAAATATTTGAGTACATCGCCAGGTGAACATTTCGCCCAGGCGATGTATTTTTTTCTACCTGAAATCAACACAGAGTCAACATGCGG is from Candidatus Cohnella colombiensis and encodes:
- a CDS encoding ATP-binding protein, which translates into the protein MQISDIALVQYLKSKSPLYYGKILELKESVANWLSYIPQTFPHYTRHTVEHSEEIILQMSKLLFKDNEFEQPVLRLSSVEVFILIVSAYLHDSGMVVSDKEKLKIIQSEQWRIFVNGSGKKRWDEIEVTRTSDTLEQSVKDFIADLQTRFLIAEYIRKNHHIRAVDILVQNHNLLGKFSFDDPALFKTIADVCVAHGLKHFELDNNDIYPDRRDIRGEEVNVRFLAILLRIGDLLDMTYDRACPLLLNAACPLPADSLAHWTQYQRIYHRLTAYDRIELVAKCNTQDEHRFLQDWCQWLVEEINNASILMSKVSRHSRWIAPVVTIGKNNSTIKIEPNDTAKYIPSEWKFELDHDAVFQRLILDVNKDEKEFLREILQNAFDATRCKIYEDLKQEGKSLPSYSNEIDEVIRNKYPINIRLESLKVMHPLSGEEYSKQLLIVEDNGIGMSSEIIKRYFLQVGRSYYSSEDFQRNYSFKPISQFGVGFLSVFAVSENVTVDTYKANSKQGEGSVRLTLSGPKSYLLTERSDRRISGTKIDILLDIEFGEDELVSLVSGWCKKVEFPIYINQYGKETLIQAENHRELINNSATLLEDVEFRTSAYPIKREGVFGEIYVFSVIKNNIDRWDHWEWSNYTYIKSHPLAELPEIPNNLTCLHGIAFSESPYPSGPFRFRIDYRGNSHKQNLSRQHIDQMGNDLDDPVILERFIEIVENHLKNSPVNNSPDGWHYIHSILDHAPQLVLHFKDYPLIRMYIDGDTKVISLNEFESLEEFATITDISLRYDKSRTDVVTINDLAQDTDLPTLLEDDLNMLSRSIKVFNDRYPYKVEKIINKRNVTTYWKKGRRKIIGETGSRRYRDKFIVTSYLDDKIIGFRLFDNRQDEILILNENNKLVNWILKIQIFIDREDNAIVSSAYNKLLELLKTPVKIAGYQCEELMNQIKKWGEIPNLPDELIPPQVEISRAMFLEYV
- a CDS encoding P-loop NTPase fold protein; amino-acid sequence: MGKLKTKKYFIKDASVNGIDDDLFNYSDISKVIERILDSNKPPYNIAVIGKWGLGKSSLINLVRNRLRGGDSYFFQEINAWKYEKESMRRVFLKQLWQGISGEKLKSFHEIQRTFSDLINNTISPTNTAVKTKWWVTARKAFRKYSLPIFVISLFTAGGFVGYKLIQAHTNDVAVNSLFWWKVILSYCKNISTTLLLPVLITLLTALHSEYRKKEPKKFEFNFPLETADDYELFLENSIADKLKNNHDLKIVTIIDDLDRLGLDKIVEALDSIKAFVNLPNCVFIVPFDDEIIKSALEKRRETQFGEDCDVIESELILDKLFQFKIYLPPLLKYDIKQFTMSLIKREIPDFIIDFCPEETFDRLVSRIIIHSDVTTPRQVKKLVNGFVNNYLIAREREESGRVERGLLTGERGIEQIAKLTVLQADFNHFYDLLFKDFSYITRFVEVVQNEYALTEVPADLRSYYKYNEDNTVIGVFPTYEPLLNFLISRAKYSVDNIAPFLYLAQDAISIKTGDEQQRRTIAALESGNVSTLKTMLGEKPEIAEAVISYILECAATELPLQAGYPIVSVVDDEYTIPLANALIERSIELDTDVTELSRSLSPDNVLYAAQRAEREEYGMRLVERYLSAIADEKNVKEHMITNALKIFIPEYGRLSSDAQESIKRAINICCRKEGISVHSILPLLDYSDSSLFAMLWGANWFNKLCTHISDENDYKADVIESLKMSFKTLTGDVDFSTIINCVIPLFKLPALLEILNDMFTAELCSKLDGTLATNIVNEIIVHKYDKNSENIHKLLSKLRYVVNDDNAEAMTKFTANYETSALMDDVLVFLGKNGYFPRIEETLSELVLDVFENADNDELLGKISCYLTEDVRAELFDQLDTRSRYEANNDYERELGVISALVSDNSYKANFENLAANTLLSSTNISQNYYYQYDQYVYFEFVSQAIGLIKYVLQQETIDVYVDKLVNLFHAHRAKCLNAFERLTEVLSKERFTRIFPLLTTDISDSEFGQAFKILMDNNMRPTEAKERTAYHKFLVSHLENSTDPNMVLQTLKNSFGYFSEMKELIGFSLNNSATDRNLLVDVVAKCFNNFPQIDKVANESLPLFDDEEEFAVLKEVFAKLTKYSLNDVFTALSEKLDTATSIDTLVNIVDYAKKYYSTQSTALYLKTLNLGLEHDNVPDKVVKIISTLSVLDRNMRNTVKDEFITSLHSGFTQTTSDSILNSIVSTVMKLRWTKPFKKLLKENEEKLKLFDELAK
- a CDS encoding ATP-binding protein, whose protein sequence is MKIKQIVIENNPIVDNLTLDFCDEGGKVFDTIVIAGENGTGKSTILNMIYELSNFSPPAVPSKEKRIFTIEIESKDTELLKTQLPHFFSDGINNNEVTLSFDFSLHGNWDYMRVYFVDNQGVSHEFAGNYIAGQEYRNIFKSIFSDVEINFNPPVIQSVTSKDLDQKLQTSTRSSGDLASEIAQLLVDVEALDDSDLSAWVRNNKGHAAPEDMIDIRMKRFKDAFHFMFPYKRYKGTKNIENRKKILFEERGKEISIEQLSSGEKQIVFRGGFLLRDIKSSTGALILIDEPEISLHPTWQINILNFFKRLFTDEAGKQTSQLIVVTHSPFIIHNETRINKKVIVLRRSDEGVVNTPDKQEYFGWTSEKSVRKAFNIDFGNSLEKPVVFVEGETDEKYLQKALEVFGISDLNLEIMWIGRTTENGKTEFSGDTALNQTKSFFLANPKIPRQKTILLYDSDTNQKNEDYDNLFVRAMPVNPENDYFRKGIENLLFLPEDFPRDSFYREKKRIDDYSAISIIRELEKTKLCDWICSLEVDEVRKYFAPLTLVLKVIEDVLKVEHM